The sequence TACCAGTCGGACCTGCAGAAGCAGACGCCGTTCAACACCTATGTCATCAAGGGCCTGCCGCCGTCACCCATCGCCAATCCGGGCCGCGCGGCGCTTGAAGCCGTCGCCAATCCATGGCGCACGGATGACCTTTATTTCGTTGCCGATGGCACGGGTGGCCATGTCTTTGCGAAGACGCTGGACGAACACAACGCCAATGTGCGCCGCTGGCGCAAGATCGAGGCGGAAAAGGCGGCAGCGGGCGCCAATCCCGATGTGGCCGTGGATGGCCAGCCGGGTGGCGCAGAGGCGGAAAAGCCGGCCAACAACTGATAATCGTGACCGGGCCTTGTCATCGCAAGGCCCGGTTTCGCAGGGCATGACGGGGGGAATCTGGATATGACATTGCAATCGATGACCGGCTTTGCGCGCAGCGAAGGAACCTCCGGCCGTTACCGCTGGGCGTGGGAATTGCGTTCGGTGAACGGCAAGGGGCTCGATGTGCGCCTGCGTCTGCCCAACGGTCTTGAAGCGCTGGAAACCGGCCTGCGGGAAATCGCGGGCGAGCATCTCTCCCGTGGCAATATACAGGCGGGCCTGACGCTGACGATTGCGGAAAACCGGCTGGAGGCCGTCATCAACCGCGATGCGCTCGCTGCGGTTCTGGCGCTCAAGAAGGAACTTGGTGATGTCGTTGACGACAGGCCGTTGAGTTTCGATACGCTGCTTACGCTGCGCGGCCTTGTCGATTTCCGCGAGGCGGAAGACGACGCAGAGGCGCAGGCGAGACGCAACGGCGATGTGCTGGCCGGTTTCGCGGCCGCCGTCGAGAAGCTGAAGGATATGCGCGAGCGGGAAGGGGCTTCGCTGTTTGCCATCCTGTCCGGCCATATCGACCGGATCGAGCAGCTTGTAGACGTGATCGAGAGCGACCCTTCCCGTCAGCCGGAGCAGATCGCGGCAAGGCTTGCCCAGCAGATTGCCCTGATCGGCGATGGCATGCACGGGCTTGATCGCGACCGTCTCCATGCCGAGGCGGCGCTGATCGCCACCAAGGCGGATCTGCGCGAAGAGATCGACCGCCTGCGCGCGCATGTGCAGGCGTCGCGGGAGCTTTTGACGAATGGCGGGCCTGTCGGCCGCAAGCTCGATTTTCTTGCACAGGAATTTAACCGCGAGTCGAATACAATCTGTTCCAAATCGAACGCCAGTGCGGTAACCGCAGCAGGCATAGAGCTGAAAGTGGTTATCGACCAGTTCCGCGAGCAGGTCCAAAATCTGGAGTAGACCCCATGGCCCCGGTGAATGATTCTCCCGTCACGATTGCCCGCAGAGGGCTGATGCTGGTGATTTCTTCACCATCCGGCGCGGGTAAATCCACGATTGCCCGCAACCTGCTCGACAAGGACAAGAATATCGGCCTCTCCGTCAGCGTCACGACGCGTCCGCGCCGCCAGAGCGAGATTGACGGCATCCATTACCATTTCATCTCCACCCGTGAATTCGAGCGTCTGCGCGACAGTGACGCGCTGCTGGAATGGGCGGAAGTTCACGGTAATTTTTACGGCACGCCGCGTGGGCCGGTGGAAGATGCCATGGCCGCCGGCCGTGACATGCTGTTCGATATCGACTGGCAGGGTGCCGAGCAGCTGCAGGACAAGATGAAGGCCGATGTCGTGTCGATCTTCATCCTGCCGCCGACGATGACCGAACTGCAATCGCGCCTGCATCGCCGGGCGGAGGACACCGAAGAGGTCATCAAGACGCGCCTCGTCAATTCCCGCGCCGAAATCGAGCACTGGCGCGATTATGATTATGTCATCCTCAATGATGACCTGCAGGCCGCCTTCGAAGCCGT comes from Rhizobium rhizogenes and encodes:
- a CDS encoding YicC/YloC family endoribonuclease gives rise to the protein MTLQSMTGFARSEGTSGRYRWAWELRSVNGKGLDVRLRLPNGLEALETGLREIAGEHLSRGNIQAGLTLTIAENRLEAVINRDALAAVLALKKELGDVVDDRPLSFDTLLTLRGLVDFREAEDDAEAQARRNGDVLAGFAAAVEKLKDMREREGASLFAILSGHIDRIEQLVDVIESDPSRQPEQIAARLAQQIALIGDGMHGLDRDRLHAEAALIATKADLREEIDRLRAHVQASRELLTNGGPVGRKLDFLAQEFNRESNTICSKSNASAVTAAGIELKVVIDQFREQVQNLE
- the gmk gene encoding guanylate kinase, translating into MAPVNDSPVTIARRGLMLVISSPSGAGKSTIARNLLDKDKNIGLSVSVTTRPRRQSEIDGIHYHFISTREFERLRDSDALLEWAEVHGNFYGTPRGPVEDAMAAGRDMLFDIDWQGAEQLQDKMKADVVSIFILPPTMTELQSRLHRRAEDTEEVIKTRLVNSRAEIEHWRDYDYVILNDDLQAAFEAVEAIVKAERVRRDRRHGMFDFVRGLLEEEPKL